A part of Asterias rubens chromosome 14, eAstRub1.3, whole genome shotgun sequence genomic DNA contains:
- the LOC117299710 gene encoding 5-methyltetrahydropteroyltriglutamate--homocysteine methyltransferase-like, with amino-acid sequence MPLKTTVIGSYPKPPYLDVPSWFDVQEPSLLFAKYGQFKAITESTAGLQQLHLRALTDVLKEQADIGIDVVTDGELDRESYVWYLCRHLRGISFDNLEKCSYRNGACVSVLPKVVGPIEAGDDCEVIVKKWIEAQAISSKPVKATIPGPFTIIGTTQNKFYSDEKQLSLDLVTAIQKIMKGLADAGCKHIQLDEPVFMRDVTKCLDYGIEHASKCIDGLGNDVTKTIHLCCGYPQYYEQENYMKAEPEGYFQIADAIDRAGFDEVSIEDAHCRNDLSLLRHFKMSRIILGSVTIASSKVESVDEIRERLKNALQFIPSDRLVVAPDCGLAFLPHDIMRQKLLNMVEAAKSLPMLKDNGHL; translated from the exons ATGCCGCTCAAAACTACAGTTATCGGCAGCTACCCAAAGCCGCCATACCTTGATGTACCGTCATGGTTTGACGTGCAAGAACCCAGTTTACTATTTGCAAAGTATGGACAGTTTAAAGCCATCACGGAAAGCACTGCGG GATTGCAGCAGCTCCACCTCAGAGCTTTGactgatgttttaaaagaacaagCAGATATAGGGATCGATGTCGTTACTGACGGTGAGCTTGACCGAGAGAGTTACGTATGGTATTTATG tcGTCATTTAAGAGGAATCAGCTTTGACAACTTGGAGAAGTGCAGTTATCGAAACGGAGCATGTGTGAGCGTTCTGCCGAAAGTAGTCGGTCCGATAG AGGCGGGTGATGATTGTGAAGTTATTGTCAAGAAATGGATCGAAGCACAG gcgaTTTCATCCAAACCCGTTAAGGCAACTATTCCAGGACCGTTCACCATTATTGGGACAACACAAA ACAAGTTTTACAGTGATGAAAAACAACTCAGCTTAGACCTGGTGACTGCGATACAGAAAATCATGAAAGGACTAGCCGATGCCG GGTGCAAACACATACAGCTTGACGAACCAGTGTTTATGCGCGATGTAACAAAGTGTCTGGATTATGGGATTGAACATGCATCGAAATGTATCGACGGTCTTGggaatgacgtcacaaagaCTATACATCTGTGTTGCGGTTACCCACAGTACTat GAACAAGAAAACTACATGAAGGCTGAACCGGAAGGATACTTTCAAATTGCAGATGCCATCGACAGAGCAGGATTTGACGAAG TTTCCATCGAGGATGCCCACTGCCGAAATGACTTGAGTCTGCTACGACACTTTAAGATGTCTAGAATCATCCTAGGATCAGTGACTATTGCAAGCAGCAAGGTAGAGTCAGTTGATGAAATACGCGAGAGGCTAAAGAATGCTCTTCAGTTCATCCCCAGTGATCGACTCGTCGTGGCTCCGGATTGTGGATTGGCGTTTCTTCCACATGACATCATGAGACAAAAGTTATTGAACATGGTAGAAGCTGCAAAATCACTTCCCatgcttaaagacaatggacacctttga